The Streptomyces achromogenes genome window below encodes:
- a CDS encoding formimidoylglutamate deiminase, translated as MTPPQRTRTYWLEHAWLDTNVEPGVALTVSAGGGSGAGTDGRITAGRITAVRTGVDAPPPGAEILRGLTLPGLANTHSHAFHRALRGTVQVGSGTFWTWREVMYAVADRLTPDTYHQLARAVYAEMALAGITAVGEFHYLHHAPGGTPYADPNAMGEALIEAAAEAGVRITLLDTAYLSSGFGQPPNAHQLRFSDGDADAWAERCSLLKERDHARIGAAIHSVRAVPADQLAAVARWADERRAPLHVHLSEQTAENDACRAAHGCTPTRLLAEHGVLGPRTTGVHNTHLTDDDIALLGRSGTGTCMCPTTERDLADGIGPAVALQAAGSPLSLGSDSHAVIDLLEEARAMELNERLRTRTRGHWTAAALLRAASADGHAALGNPDAGVLEAGAPADFTTIALDSVRTAGPLPRLGAETAVFAATAADVRHTVVGGRHVVRDGAHTLVPDVPQALARAVAALHA; from the coding sequence GTGACTCCCCCGCAGCGGACACGGACGTACTGGCTGGAGCACGCCTGGCTCGACACGAACGTCGAGCCCGGCGTCGCCCTCACGGTGTCGGCGGGCGGAGGCTCCGGCGCGGGGACGGACGGCCGCATCACCGCGGGCCGTATCACCGCCGTCCGCACCGGCGTCGACGCCCCGCCGCCCGGCGCCGAGATCCTGCGCGGCCTCACCCTGCCCGGCCTCGCGAACACCCACAGCCACGCGTTCCACCGCGCCCTGCGCGGCACCGTCCAGGTCGGCTCCGGAACCTTCTGGACCTGGCGCGAGGTCATGTACGCGGTCGCCGACCGCCTCACCCCGGACACCTACCACCAGCTGGCCCGCGCCGTGTACGCCGAGATGGCGCTGGCCGGCATCACCGCCGTCGGCGAGTTCCACTACCTGCACCACGCCCCCGGCGGCACCCCCTACGCCGACCCCAACGCCATGGGCGAGGCGCTCATCGAGGCCGCCGCCGAAGCCGGCGTGCGCATCACCCTCCTCGACACCGCCTACCTGTCCTCCGGCTTCGGACAGCCCCCCAACGCCCATCAGCTCCGCTTCTCCGACGGCGACGCGGACGCCTGGGCCGAACGCTGTTCACTTCTCAAGGAACGGGATCACGCACGGATCGGGGCGGCGATCCACTCCGTACGGGCCGTGCCCGCCGACCAGCTGGCGGCCGTCGCACGCTGGGCCGACGAGCGCCGGGCGCCGCTGCACGTGCACCTGTCCGAGCAGACCGCCGAGAACGACGCCTGCCGGGCCGCCCACGGGTGCACGCCCACCCGGCTCCTCGCCGAGCACGGGGTGCTCGGGCCGCGCACCACCGGAGTCCACAACACCCACCTCACCGACGACGACATCGCCCTGCTGGGCCGCTCCGGCACCGGCACCTGCATGTGCCCCACGACCGAACGGGACCTCGCCGACGGCATCGGCCCGGCCGTCGCCCTCCAGGCCGCCGGCTCGCCGCTCTCCCTGGGCTCCGACAGCCACGCCGTCATCGACCTGCTCGAGGAGGCCCGCGCGATGGAGCTGAACGAACGGCTGCGCACCCGCACCCGGGGTCACTGGACGGCGGCCGCCCTGCTGCGCGCCGCCTCCGCCGACGGCCACGCCGCCCTCGGCAACCCGGACGCGGGCGTCCTGGAGGCCGGCGCGCCCGCCGACTTCACGACGATCGCCCTCGACTCGGTCAGGACAGCGGGCCCGCTGCCCCGGCTCGGCGCCGAGACGGCCGTATTCGCGGCGACCGCGGCGGACGTACGGCACACGGTCGTCGGCGGACGGCACGTCGTACGCGACGGGGCGCACACCCTCGTACCGGACGTGCCGCAGGCCCTCGCGCGGGCCGTCGCGGCCCTGCACGCCTGA
- a CDS encoding allantoate amidohydrolase, translating to MTFHSMWAELLPIGRSSASGGYRRYAWTAADADCRAWFREQAEARGLTYEVDRNGNQWAWLGDPAAGDAVVTGSHLDSVPDGGAFDGPLGVVSSFAALDELRARRAEFTKPLALVNFGDEEGARFGLACVGSRLTAGQLTVAQAHRLTDGEGVTLPQAMEAAGYDPDAIGPDPERLSRIGAFVELHVEQGRALDLSGDQVGLASAIWPHGRWRFDFRGEANHAGTTRLEDRRDPMLPYAETVLAARREARLAGAVATFGKISVEPNGVNAIPSLVRGWLDSRAADQALLDTVVDGVERAARDHAAAHGIDLDVVRESFTPVVEFDHALRDELARILGKDSGARLTVPVLGTGAGHDAGILSDRIPTAMLFVRNPTGVSHSPAEFAAEDDCVAGVRALADVLEGLACR from the coding sequence GTGACCTTCCACAGCATGTGGGCGGAGCTGCTGCCGATCGGCCGCAGCTCCGCCTCCGGCGGTTACCGCCGCTACGCCTGGACCGCCGCCGACGCGGACTGCCGCGCCTGGTTCCGGGAACAGGCCGAGGCGCGCGGGCTGACCTACGAGGTCGACCGCAACGGCAACCAGTGGGCCTGGCTCGGCGACCCGGCGGCCGGAGACGCCGTGGTGACCGGATCGCACCTCGACTCGGTGCCCGACGGCGGCGCCTTCGACGGCCCGCTCGGCGTGGTGTCCTCCTTCGCCGCCCTCGACGAACTGCGCGCCCGCCGGGCCGAGTTCACCAAGCCGCTCGCCCTGGTCAACTTCGGCGACGAGGAGGGCGCCCGCTTCGGGCTCGCCTGCGTCGGCTCCCGGCTCACCGCCGGACAGCTCACCGTGGCGCAGGCCCACCGGCTCACCGACGGCGAGGGTGTCACCCTCCCGCAGGCCATGGAGGCCGCCGGGTACGACCCGGACGCCATCGGCCCGGACCCGGAGCGGCTCTCCCGCATCGGCGCGTTCGTGGAACTGCACGTCGAACAGGGGCGGGCGCTCGATCTGAGCGGCGACCAGGTGGGCCTCGCCAGCGCCATCTGGCCGCACGGGCGCTGGCGGTTCGACTTCCGGGGCGAGGCCAACCACGCCGGAACTACCCGCCTCGAGGACCGGCGCGACCCGATGCTGCCGTACGCGGAGACCGTCCTCGCCGCCCGCCGCGAGGCCCGGCTCGCGGGCGCCGTCGCCACCTTCGGCAAGATCTCCGTCGAGCCGAACGGCGTCAACGCCATCCCCTCCCTGGTGCGCGGCTGGCTCGACTCCCGCGCCGCCGACCAGGCCTTGCTCGACACGGTCGTCGACGGGGTGGAGCGGGCCGCCCGCGACCACGCCGCCGCCCACGGCATCGACCTGGACGTCGTCCGGGAGTCGTTCACGCCCGTCGTCGAGTTCGACCACGCGCTGCGCGACGAACTCGCCCGCATCCTCGGCAAGGACAGCGGCGCCCGGCTCACCGTCCCCGTCCTCGGCACCGGCGCCGGACACGACGCCGGAATCCTCTCCGACCGCATCCCGACCGCCATGCTGTTCGTGCGCAACCCCACGGGCGTCTCGCACTCCCCGGCCGAGTTCGCCGCCGAGGACGACTGCGTGGCCGGGGTGCGCGCCCTCGCCGACGTACTGGAAGGACTGGCCTGCCGGTGA
- the hutU gene encoding urocanate hydratase, whose product MSGPRPVRAPRGTELSALGWQQEAALRMLQNNLDPEVAEHPDKLVVYGGTGKAARDWRSFDAMVRTLRTLKQDETMLVQSGRPVGVMQTHEWAPRVLIANSNLVGDWANWEEFRRLEQLGLTMYGQMTAGSWIYIGTQGILQGTYETFAAVAAKKFGGTLAGTITLTAGLGGMGGAQPLAVTMNDGVAICVDCDPRAIDRRIEHRYLDVRADNLDHALQLAVEARDRRKPLSIGVLGNAADLVPQLLAMGAPIDIVTDQTSAHDPLSYLPTGIDFEDMADAAAKDPAGFTTRARESMARHVEAMVGFLDAGAEVFDYGNSIRGEARLAGYDRAFAFPGFVPAYIRPLFCEGKGPFRWAALSGEASDIAKTDKAILDLFPENESLARWIKLAGERVHFQGLPARICWLGYGERDKAGERFNDMVASGELAAPLVIGRDHLDSGSVASPYRETEAMLDGSDAIADWPLLNAMVNVASGASWVSLHHGGGVGMGRSIHAGQVTVADGTALAGEKIRRVLTNDPGMGVIRHVDAGYDIAESVADERGVRVPLREGDDA is encoded by the coding sequence ATGTCAGGACCCCGCCCCGTACGAGCACCGCGCGGTACGGAACTGAGCGCCCTGGGATGGCAGCAGGAAGCCGCCCTGCGGATGCTGCAGAACAACCTCGATCCCGAGGTCGCCGAACACCCCGACAAGCTCGTCGTCTACGGCGGCACGGGCAAGGCGGCCCGTGACTGGCGCTCCTTCGACGCGATGGTCCGCACCCTGCGGACCCTCAAGCAGGACGAGACGATGCTCGTCCAGTCCGGCCGGCCGGTGGGCGTGATGCAGACCCACGAGTGGGCCCCGCGCGTCCTCATCGCCAACTCCAACCTCGTCGGCGACTGGGCGAACTGGGAGGAGTTCCGCCGCCTGGAGCAGCTGGGTCTGACCATGTACGGCCAGATGACCGCCGGTTCCTGGATCTACATCGGCACCCAGGGCATCCTCCAGGGAACCTACGAGACCTTCGCCGCCGTCGCCGCGAAGAAGTTCGGCGGCACCCTCGCCGGCACGATCACCCTCACCGCCGGCCTCGGCGGCATGGGCGGCGCCCAGCCGCTCGCCGTGACGATGAACGACGGCGTCGCGATCTGCGTCGACTGCGACCCGCGCGCCATCGACCGCCGCATCGAGCACCGCTACCTGGACGTCAGGGCCGACAACCTGGACCACGCGCTCCAGCTGGCCGTCGAGGCCCGCGACCGGCGCAAGCCGCTCTCCATCGGCGTCCTCGGCAACGCCGCCGACCTCGTGCCGCAGCTGCTCGCCATGGGCGCCCCCATCGACATCGTCACCGACCAGACCTCCGCCCACGACCCGCTGTCCTACCTGCCCACCGGCATCGACTTCGAGGACATGGCCGACGCCGCCGCGAAGGACCCGGCCGGCTTCACCACCCGGGCCCGCGAGTCCATGGCGCGGCACGTGGAGGCGATGGTCGGCTTCCTGGACGCCGGCGCCGAGGTCTTCGACTACGGCAACTCCATCCGCGGCGAGGCCCGACTCGCCGGGTACGACCGGGCGTTCGCCTTCCCGGGCTTCGTCCCCGCCTACATCCGCCCGCTGTTCTGCGAGGGCAAGGGCCCCTTCCGCTGGGCCGCCCTGTCCGGCGAGGCCTCCGACATCGCCAAGACCGACAAGGCGATCCTCGACCTCTTCCCCGAGAACGAGTCCCTGGCCCGCTGGATCAAGCTGGCCGGTGAGCGCGTCCACTTCCAGGGCCTGCCCGCCCGGATCTGCTGGCTCGGCTACGGCGAGCGCGACAAGGCCGGCGAGCGCTTCAACGACATGGTGGCCTCCGGCGAGCTGGCCGCCCCCCTCGTCATCGGCCGCGACCACCTCGACTCCGGCTCCGTCGCCTCCCCGTACCGCGAGACCGAGGCCATGCTGGACGGCTCCGACGCGATCGCCGACTGGCCGCTGCTGAACGCCATGGTCAACGTGGCCTCGGGCGCCTCCTGGGTCTCCCTCCACCACGGCGGCGGCGTCGGCATGGGCCGCTCCATCCACGCCGGCCAGGTGACCGTCGCCGACGGCACCGCACTCGCCGGCGAGAAGATCCGCCGGGTCCTCACCAACGACCCCGGCATGGGCGTCATCCGGCACGTCGATGCCGGGTACGACATCGCGGAGTCGGTCGCGGACGAACGGGGCGTGCGGGTGCCCCTGCGTGAAGGTGACGACGCGTGA
- a CDS encoding transcriptional regulator, whose translation MTALRTTPPGTTPPPRLPVREKSAAQGQGGALSPMLNRLAAERATGVLERERGSLYLAEGRVVHAESPLAPGLDVLLLAHGTLSPAVWQDAVERADEDYGVARLLLDAGRVPRGALELCHLEAVFDAAYFALAPSSTPGHFHYGARHRLGALSPVPVGAVERETLRRRALLDRLWPDPATDGSPLRRAETVAPPAPTARQCAVLALADGIRTAPEIARELGRQAFHTLVDARRLAAAGLLTALFPPPGPHRLPTGFPPRHALPATGSPAAAGHPAGEPAAGAPVPAAPATGAPAAAGLPAPPVPDAHQGIALPRVNDPDITLLKRLRDALEAL comes from the coding sequence ATGACGGCGCTGAGAACGACCCCGCCGGGCACGACCCCGCCGCCCCGGCTGCCCGTCCGGGAGAAGTCGGCGGCGCAGGGGCAGGGCGGCGCCCTGTCGCCGATGCTGAACCGGCTCGCCGCCGAACGGGCGACGGGCGTCCTGGAGCGCGAGCGCGGCTCGCTCTACCTCGCCGAGGGGCGGGTGGTGCACGCCGAGAGTCCCCTCGCCCCCGGCCTCGACGTGCTCCTCCTGGCCCACGGCACCCTCTCCCCCGCGGTCTGGCAGGACGCCGTCGAGCGGGCCGACGAGGACTACGGCGTCGCACGTCTGCTGCTCGACGCCGGCCGTGTCCCGCGCGGCGCGCTGGAGCTGTGCCACCTGGAGGCGGTGTTCGACGCGGCGTACTTCGCGCTCGCCCCCAGCAGCACGCCGGGCCACTTCCACTACGGCGCCCGGCACCGGCTCGGCGCCCTCAGCCCCGTCCCGGTCGGCGCCGTCGAGCGCGAGACACTGCGCCGGCGTGCGCTGCTGGACCGGCTGTGGCCCGACCCGGCGACCGACGGATCGCCGCTGCGCCGGGCCGAGACCGTCGCCCCGCCCGCGCCGACCGCCCGGCAGTGCGCGGTGCTCGCCCTCGCCGACGGGATACGCACCGCGCCGGAGATCGCCCGCGAGCTGGGCCGGCAGGCCTTCCACACCTTGGTGGACGCCCGGCGGCTGGCGGCGGCGGGTCTGCTCACCGCGCTCTTCCCGCCGCCCGGCCCGCACCGCCTGCCGACCGGATTCCCGCCCCGCCACGCACTCCCCGCGACCGGGTCCCCCGCAGCCGCCGGCCACCCGGCCGGAGAGCCGGCCGCCGGAGCCCCCGTACCCGCAGCCCCGGCGACCGGGGCCCCCGCAGCCGCGGGACTCCCCGCGCCCCCCGTCCCCGACGCCCATCAGGGCATTGCCCTGCCCCGCGTCAACGACCCCGACATCACTCTGCTGAAGAGGCTCAGGGATGCGCTGGAGGCCCTTTGA